One Algoriphagus sp. Y33 genomic window, TGGAGTTATCTGGCGGGAGCCAGTTATTCCAGAAACTGGAGGGCAGAAGACCGGGTTGACAAAAGCTATTCAACATATTCTGTTAATGAAGAAGACCGGGTGTTGCTCAGCAACATCGATCTGGACGGTTACGAGATCAAAAGAGATAACTTGGCACTCAACGGCGAGATTAAATACTATGCCTCCGAACGCTCCACATTTTATTTAAGGGCATCGTACAACAAATATTACGAAATCCAGAATAGGTTGGAGCGGATCATCAATATCCGTTCCTATGAAACAGAAAGCCGGCTGAAGGATGTCAGAATCACCCAGTCCGGAAACTGGAGGGATTATCACCGGGATTTGGTCCAGGCTTCAATAGGTGGAATGCAATTCTTTAAAGATTGGAAACTGGATTATGATTTAACTTATTCATTGGGGAAATATGACCAGCCTACCTATTACAGTGCTGCATTTGTAAGAAATGGTTTACAGGGAACTTTAGATCTGGGTGATCCAAAGGCACCTCAGGTTAACTTCACCCAGGAGAACCCCTATGATCCCACGGAGTATACGACAAGCCGGTACATCAACAGGCATGACTCTTCCATGGACAGGGATGGTCAATACTCCATCAATCTTCAAAAGACAATCAAATTGGGTGAAGTCACCGGCAATCTAAAATTCGGAAGCAGGGGGAAGTACAAATACAATGACCGGTTTAGGAATTATTTTCAGCATGATCTAATAAACGGCCAATTCTTACTGTCAGACTACTTGTCCACCTACCAAAAAGACGACCATTACCTGGGGGCATATCAGATGTTCAATTTTCCGGAAGCCAAATCCATGGAAAGATATTATCAGGAAAATCCTGAACTGTTTAAGGTGAATGACAACTACACCAGACAAAATACAGACCCGGACTCCTTTACCGGCAATGAGTATCTGCTGGCATATTATGCCATGACTGAATTAAACTACAAAAAGCTGAAAGTAATCACGGGGTTACGCTACGAAAGCACCGGATTCAAATACAATGGAAATCAGGTAAACTTTGACGATACCGGGAATTATGTCAATACGGTTTCCGTCGATACCGACAAAAGCTTTGACGGGTTTTTTCCTTCACTGAATCTAAAACTTGCCGTGACACCCCATACCAACTTGAGGGCAGCGGTGACCCGCTCTTTGGCAAGACCCAGCTATTACGATTTGGTTCCCTGGGAAGAAGTAGAAACCAACAGATTGAGAATCTCAAAAGGAAATCCTGATTTGGTTCAGGCTACCTCTGTCAATTATGACTTACTGTTTGAACATTATTTCAAGTCTGTAGGCCTGCTTTCAGGCGGGGTGTTTCAGAAAAACCTGAAGAATTACATCTTTGACACCTCCTTTACCCAAGAGGGAGGAACTTACGACGGCTATTTGGTCCGGCAGACCATTAACGGGGCTGATGCTTTGGCCAGGGGGTTTGAATTTGCATGGCAGCAACAATTGACATTTCTGCCGGGCGTTTGGAATGGCTTGGGTGTATACGCCAATTTCACCTATGTATACAGCAAGTTTGAGGTTCCAGGAGAAAACTCAACCAGAAAAGTAAAGCTTCCGGAAATGAGACCGCATGTGGGCAATGTTTCGCTGTCCTATGAAAAATACGGATTTTCGGGAAGGGTATCCATGTATTTTTATGGTACGTTCAATTCAGAACTGAGTGAAGACCCCAACAATGATCTTCTGGAAAAAGGGCGTCACCAATTGGACTTCTCGGCATCCCAAAAACTTACCGATAGGATTAGTTTGTTTGTAGGCATCAACAACATCACTAACCAGCCTATCTCAGATGTATTCAGAGATGGGAGACCACAGAATGATGCCTACTATTCAAGATGGGGAAATTTGGGGTTAAGATTCAAAACCTATTGATAAAGCATGAAAAACCTCAACCTGTTTGTGCTGTCCGCAGTCGTTTTAATCTGGAAAATACAGGGAACAAACACACAGAACAACCTACCAAAGCTCACACCCGAAAGAGTAAATTTACCAAAAGGGAGGTTGGAAAAATTGAGTCCCGGGGAAGTTGCCGACTACAACAGGATTAATAAAACCAATTACTGATTACCAAAACTTGAAATAAACTCATCCCAAAAGCCATTGGAACAAAAAACCAATGGCTTTTGGCTTATCTTGAAAAGCCCGGCTTCTACATCAAGAAATCGCATAGGTTTAAAATCATTTGAGAATGTGACTGTCAAGGATAGGATCAACAAAATAATGGTTTCAAACACTGGATTTGGTGATATTTCTTCAAAATATTTTAAGCCTGAATAAACGGCTTCATCGCAAAAGGGACAGAAGTTAGCAATTTTTCAGAATGACTATTATAGGTATATGGCCGTATGGAGTATATATAGATCTTAATTTTGATAATGGCCCCTTTATTACTCTTACCTATACGAACCTACCAACTTCTATGGGAATAATAATGAAAAATTAACCTCCTTAATTTCAATTTTCCGGTTCCTTTCTCGTGTTTTGATACTGTAATGAATGCGATATGAATAGTATAGATTACTCTTCTTTGCCCGATTATGAGATTTCATTATTGATTCAAAAGGGAGATAAAAAGGCTTTTGATTATCTCTATCTTGAGTTTTGGAAGCCACTTTTTAATTATTCTTTCAATATTCTATCTGAGGGGCAGATGGTTGAAGATGTATTGCAGGAAGTTTTCTTGAATATTTGGACACGGAGTGGGAAAGATAGCATCCAAAATTTCAAATCATACTTATTCAACGCAGTCAGAAACAAGTCAATAAGCAAACTTCGGGAGGTTAAATTTTCAGAACTGCAGCAGGAAATAATTGAAGGACTTCCAAGTGAGAGCAGAACAGCTGAAGAACATCAGGAAATTGAGGAAAAATTGGGACTTATAGTCAAAGCCGCCGAAGAACTTCCGGAGAGATGTAGGCAAATATTTATCCTGAGTAGGATAGAGTATGTCCCGATATCGGAAATCTCTGAACTCCTGAACATTTCGAGAAGAACAGTGGAAAATCAGTTGACTATTGCAATGAAATACATCAGGCAGTATGCAAGGGAATCTGTGGTACCTGTGGCATTATACTTTTTTTGTGACTATTTGCTAAGCAAAGTTTAAGTCTGTGTTAGCTAAAAAGGCGTGTTTATTACCCTTTTGTTAATTGTGGCTTTTTGATGCCATACCACCGTGAGTTAATTTTCAAAGTACGTCTTGTTGTTGAAAAGCATACAAATGACCAAGAAGGAATTATTAAAACTAGTTGACAAATTCAACAACGGCACGTGTTCTGAAGCGGAGAAGCAAATTCTGATTTCTTATTGTGAAAAAGTTCAATTGGATGAAATATCCAACAGTTGGGACGCAGATGAGCATAAGGAAATCCAAGAAAGGATATATCAGCGCATTACTGAGACTATTTCCCCTGCAAAATCCGGTGAATCTGAGCGAAAAGTAAAGTCCTTGGTTTCTTATTGGAAGATTGCTGCTTCCCTATTGCTGATTTTGTCATTTTCTTTTGTGGCTTATCAACAGTTTTTCGGTACCGAAAAAATTGAGTTCGTTACCCAAAGTACAGGGATAGGAGAGCAGAAAACCGTGGAACTGGAAGACGGCTCTGTGATATTGTTAAATGTTGGGAGCTCCATCACATATCCGATAAGTTTTGAAAATCTAAACCAGAGAGCGGTATCTATTAAAGGAGAAGCATTTTTTGAAGTGGCAAGGGATGAGCAAAAGCCCTTTGTAGTAACATCAGGGAAGGTGACTACCAAAGTACTTGGAACATCTTTCAATATTTCGGCCTACGGGGATTCCGGAAAAACAGCCGTAAGTGTAGCAAGCGGAAAAGTACAGGTGGCTACTTCAGCGTCAAATTTTGTTGACTTAGCCCCGGGCCAGCAGGTGCTGGTTGATCAAAATTCCACCAAGCTTGAAGTCAATGAGGTATCACTGGACAATGTTCTCTCATGGAAAGAGCAGCTGATTCTGTTGGAGAATCTCTCTATTCAGGAAGCGATAAATGTACTTGGAAGATGGTACGATGTCACGTTTGTTTTCAAAGATGAGGCACTCAAAAACTGTAGGGTTAGCGGAGAATTTTATTTTGATTCATTGGAGAACATCATGGAAAATCTTCATTTCATCACACAAATCAACTATACAAAGACTTCAGACAACCGGGTAATACTATCAGGACCACCTTGTAACCAATAACTGCCAATGAACTAAAAACTATGTGATTGCCGCTTTTTTCCTAAAAAAAGCCCGAAACTGCTGCAACAGCTCGGGCAATAAACAATCCTTAACGAATTAAGAATTAAATCTATGAATTCAAATTTATCAAAAAAAATAGTGTTTGCTATCAGACTTGCCTTTTGTGTTTTGTTAGTACAGACATTTTGTATGCAATTTTTGATTGCGGATACCCTTTACGCAAATGATACCGGCGAGGTTTACGTGTCAATACACGTGAGAAACAAGTCACTGAAAGACATTTTAGCTATTTTGAAGGGACAAACAGGGTTTGTTTTCTCCTATTCAAATGATGTGCTCGAAGAACCAACCCGCATTAGTTTAGACTTGGACCATGTTCCTCTTACTACAGCTTTGGGCAAAATTTCTGAAAAAGCACACGTCGAGTTTAAGCAGGTCAATAAAAATATTTCGGTTGTCAAGTCAACAGTCGTCCATAAGACCTCAGCCAAAGTTTATGTCGATAAAACCATTTCAGGTACAATACGCGATGAAAACGGAGAGCCTCTTGTTGGGGCAGCAGTGCTTCTGAAAGGCACTACAATAGGAGCGATTACAAATCTGGACGGTGAATTTACACTTAGTGTTCCGGACAATGCCGCTACTTTGATTGTTTCATATATTGGTTATGAGACAGTAGAGCAGTCTATTGGCAATCAAGTAAAGTTTGATGTTCAACTAGCCTCGACCATGTCTGCCCTAAACGAAGTGGTGGTAATTGGATACGGTTCTCAGATCAAATCGGATATTACGGGGGCGGTTGCCAAAATCGATTCAAAAAATCTGGTGCAATACAACTCAGGAAGTTTTGAAAAACAGCTGGCAGGAAAGCTTTCAGGTGTACAGATCAACGATTCCAACGGACAACCCGGTGAGGGAGCCCAAATTGTAATTAGGGGAATTGGTACACTGACTGCCGGGGTAAACCCCCTCATCGTTGTTGATGGCTTCCCTATGACCGAAGGAAGCACGTTGAATGCGTTGAATCCAAATGATATTGCGGATATAAGTATTCTTAAAGATGCGGCATCTGCATCTATTTATGGCTCAAGAGCTGCCAATGGAGTTATCTTGGTGACTACAAAGAGGGGAACATTCAGCGATAAGACTACAGTGACCTTAGATGTCTACAGGGGTGTTCAGCAAGCTACTTCAGGTGTTGAGTTGGTTGATGGTTACCAATTTGCCCAATTTCTATCTGAGGCCAGAGACTGGGGATATGTGTCAAAAGATCCTTCAAACAGAAGTGATAGTGATCTGAATTCGGTACGTGTCACCAAGAAGATTGACGGTAAGAATATCGATGGGAGAGAGCTGATTTTGGATGATATGATTCCTTATCTGAATGGAAATCCTGGGCTTACAAATACCAATTGGATGGATGAGGCATTTAGGACTGCATCTATGTCAAACTATGTTCTTTCTATGGCGGGTGGAAACGAGAAAACTAAATACTACTCCTCATTGGGGTACTTTGATCAGGAAGGAGTAGTTATCGGTACGGATCTGAAAAGATATTCTGCATCTGTAAGTTTGGAGAGTAAAGTAACTGACCGGATCAACGTTGGCTTGAATGTAAAGCCGTCTTACTCAAATCAAAATTTTTCTGATCAGGGAAGCAGAAGTTCAGGAGCATTGGGATTAATTCCATTGAGTTTTCCGCAATACAGCCCTTACACAGAAGATGGGTCAATAAATATCAGTGATCAATTAATCAATGAAACCAGAAAAATTGAAGGAGTAGGAATTAATGGAACGCCTGTGGAAAATCTTGTTGCTACTGCTAACGAGGTCAACAACAATCTACAACAATTCAGAGGGTTTGGAAATATCTTTTTGGAGGCCTCAATTATTCAGGGATTGAAGTATAAGCTCTCCGTAGGCGGTGATTATGATGCTTCTATACTTAATTATTATTATCCGGCTTATGTTGGTTCTTATCGTACTCCTGCACCAAGGTCTGATGCCGATGCCAGCGAAACCCGCTCCACCAAAGTCAATTACCTGATAGAAAATACCTTGAATTATAGTAGGGAGATCAATGACCATAAATTCAATCTTTTGGCCGGTTACACTTTTCAGAAAGAAAACAGAAACTATACAAAAACTACTGGGACTGGCTTTCCTGACGATAATATTCAGAACATAGCAGGAGCTAGTGCCTATTCCGTATCCTCTACCATTGATGTTTGGGCGTTGGAATCTTATTTTGGAAGATTACAGTATGATTTTAAAGGAAAATATTTGCTCTCAGCAGCATTAAGATTGGATGGATCCTCGCGTTTTGGATCTGAAAACCGTTGGGGAAAATTCCCTTCTTTATCCGCAGGTTGGATTATGAGCAATGAGGGCTTTTTTCCTAAAAATGAATTTTTGACTTTTACCAAGCTATCAGCAAGCTGGGGTAAAACAGGAAATAATCAAATTGGTAATTATTCTTCTCAAGCATTGGTCACTAATTCCAATTATGTATTCGGCAATTCTATTGCGCCTGGATATATCAGTACTTCAGCTCCGAATCCTTTTTTGGGATGGGAAATAGCCTCCTCACTTAACTTGGGCGTTGACTTCGGATTCTTCAGTGACAGAATGAGTGTAAGCGCCGCTTATTATAAAACCAATACAAAGGATTTATTATTGAATGTTCCCGTTCCTCAGCAAACCGGATATAATACGGTTTTGGCAAATATCGGTGAGATGGAAAATCAGGGCTTTGAGATGCAGGTAGGTGCAAATGACTTTAAAATAGGTGAGGTGAGAATTGGTTTCAACGCTAACCTTACTACTTACAAAAATGAGGTGGTAGCACTTGGACCGGGGCAGGAGAGAATTGCTACCGGTACAGATCAGGCTTTTATTACACAAGTAGGTCGTCCAATAGCAGAAATATATGGATACAACATCTCAGGGGTTTACAAGACGCAGGAAGAAATTGATAGTACACCTCATTTGGACGGTACATTGACAGGTGATCTAATCGTAGAGGATGTAAATAACGACGGAGTTATCACCGTGGATGATAAGGTGTCCAAAGGCACCTATGCCCCAAAAATGACTTATGGGTTTGGTTCAGAGTTGTCCCTTAAAGGAGTGTCTTTTGCATTCAACTTTATGGGAGTTGCCGGAAGAACTCTGCTGGATGGGGATATGACTTCATTGACTGAAGCAGGGGAGGGTTTTGCGGTTCCAACCACCTATTATTTTGAAAATAGATACCACCCTGAAAACAATCCTGAGGGCTTCTTGGGGCAACCGAACTTCGGAAACTTCTCCAATGCAAGAAAACTTACCCGAAGCTCAGCGGTAGTGACTAAAAATAACGGGGATTACTTTCGTCTAAGAGATGTACGGATTGCCTATGATTTTTCACAGGAAGCTTTGAGTTCCCTCAAATTATCCCAGCTACAAATTTATGCATCGGGTAATAATCTTTTTACCAAAACTGACTTTAGAGGGTGGAACCCGGATGGTACTTCCAATGATATTTTGACTTCCGGTTACAATACCGGTGGAAATTATCCAATTGCCAGATCCTTTATTCTAGGATTAAAAATTTCTTATTAAAATCCAAAAATTGAAATGAAAAGATTTACATATATAATTCCGGTCATTCTTATGATACTTTGGGGTTGCGAAAGTGAACTTGTTCAAAATCCCGTTACGACCAAAACAGCGAATAACTTCTATTCCAATGAGTCAGAAATGGAGGAAGCGGTTAATGCTGTCTATGCGGCTTTGCAATTCACCGGGCTTTATGATACCGGGTTACCGGCCATGAGTGAGCTGCCTGGAGAAGATGCTTATGATGAAACTCCGGCAAATGACGGAGGTAATTACGGGCAACTTGACATGTTCAACGTAATTTCCCAAAACGCTATTATCCAGGATATCTGGCAGGACTCCTATATCGGGATTCAACGGGCGAATATTGTAATCAATAGAATCGCAGATATCAATTACGTTGACGGGGCTATCAAGAAATCACGTATTGGGGAGATGAAATTTATACGGGCCCTACTTTATTTCAATCTAGTGAGAATCTATGGAGATGTTCCGCTGGTCATCGTTGAGATTGAAAACCCCCAAGATTCTTTTGGACAGAGCAGAACTGACAAAGCAGAAGTATATGCACAAATCCGGAATGATCTGGATGAGGCCATTGAAATGCTTGCCCCACGCTCGGATGCCAATAAAATGCGGGTAGTGAAAACAGCTGCGCAGGCTTTGGCGGGAAAAGTGGCTCTGACGTTGGGAGATTATACAGCCGCCGAAACTTACTTAAAAAGTGTGGTCACTTCCGGATCGCATGAATTGCTTGCAGACCTGAATGCTATCTTCTCAGAAGACAATGAACTGAACAGGGAGATAATCTTTGCGGTACAGTTTGCTTCCGGCATTAATTCCAACAGCGAGGGTTCGGATGCGTATAGGATGTTCAATCCTACCGGAAGGCTGGTGGGAAATATGGCAGGAACAAAAGGGCATGGTGTATTGAAGGGAGATTTTTACAGCTTATA contains:
- a CDS encoding TonB-dependent receptor codes for the protein MTLFTKLTTKIILLCCLPLILGMGYSQSFAQNNAGAGNLLDRTISLRSGTEPLENIISQLTEQLAIGFSYDNSLKSKLQQPITLGSGQRPVKALLDEVLIPNGLSFRVISNQLVITESKLPSAKVLKGSISGYLIGMPENIPLGFVVVSLPQQKKTVLSKEDGSFYFGDLEEGEVTIQVSCMGYESVTVKTGVNAGENPPIRIQLDSKMNELEGVTISGIRLGEVKALSQMQNAENIKYVMSQEQIERFPDLTVGESLQRVPGVAVGYSYGIPRDVIIRGLGQGLSSVTMNGNRLPSTGAGSRTTDLNGILANSIESIEVIKTLTPDRDADGTGGAVNIVTKSPKINERMVDAKVSGGYNGLLGKGTYDLGLTYGERKNKWSYLAGASYSRNWRAEDRVDKSYSTYSVNEEDRVLLSNIDLDGYEIKRDNLALNGEIKYYASERSTFYLRASYNKYYEIQNRLERIINIRSYETESRLKDVRITQSGNWRDYHRDLVQASIGGMQFFKDWKLDYDLTYSLGKYDQPTYYSAAFVRNGLQGTLDLGDPKAPQVNFTQENPYDPTEYTTSRYINRHDSSMDRDGQYSINLQKTIKLGEVTGNLKFGSRGKYKYNDRFRNYFQHDLINGQFLLSDYLSTYQKDDHYLGAYQMFNFPEAKSMERYYQENPELFKVNDNYTRQNTDPDSFTGNEYLLAYYAMTELNYKKLKVITGLRYESTGFKYNGNQVNFDDTGNYVNTVSVDTDKSFDGFFPSLNLKLAVTPHTNLRAAVTRSLARPSYYDLVPWEEVETNRLRISKGNPDLVQATSVNYDLLFEHYFKSVGLLSGGVFQKNLKNYIFDTSFTQEGGTYDGYLVRQTINGADALARGFEFAWQQQLTFLPGVWNGLGVYANFTYVYSKFEVPGENSTRKVKLPEMRPHVGNVSLSYEKYGFSGRVSMYFYGTFNSELSEDPNNDLLEKGRHQLDFSASQKLTDRISLFVGINNITNQPISDVFRDGRPQNDAYYSRWGNLGLRFKTY
- a CDS encoding RNA polymerase sigma factor; its protein translation is MNSIDYSSLPDYEISLLIQKGDKKAFDYLYLEFWKPLFNYSFNILSEGQMVEDVLQEVFLNIWTRSGKDSIQNFKSYLFNAVRNKSISKLREVKFSELQQEIIEGLPSESRTAEEHQEIEEKLGLIVKAAEELPERCRQIFILSRIEYVPISEISELLNISRRTVENQLTIAMKYIRQYARESVVPVALYFFCDYLLSKV
- a CDS encoding FecR family protein — protein: MTKKELLKLVDKFNNGTCSEAEKQILISYCEKVQLDEISNSWDADEHKEIQERIYQRITETISPAKSGESERKVKSLVSYWKIAASLLLILSFSFVAYQQFFGTEKIEFVTQSTGIGEQKTVELEDGSVILLNVGSSITYPISFENLNQRAVSIKGEAFFEVARDEQKPFVVTSGKVTTKVLGTSFNISAYGDSGKTAVSVASGKVQVATSASNFVDLAPGQQVLVDQNSTKLEVNEVSLDNVLSWKEQLILLENLSIQEAINVLGRWYDVTFVFKDEALKNCRVSGEFYFDSLENIMENLHFITQINYTKTSDNRVILSGPPCNQ
- a CDS encoding TonB-dependent receptor, translated to MQFLIADTLYANDTGEVYVSIHVRNKSLKDILAILKGQTGFVFSYSNDVLEEPTRISLDLDHVPLTTALGKISEKAHVEFKQVNKNISVVKSTVVHKTSAKVYVDKTISGTIRDENGEPLVGAAVLLKGTTIGAITNLDGEFTLSVPDNAATLIVSYIGYETVEQSIGNQVKFDVQLASTMSALNEVVVIGYGSQIKSDITGAVAKIDSKNLVQYNSGSFEKQLAGKLSGVQINDSNGQPGEGAQIVIRGIGTLTAGVNPLIVVDGFPMTEGSTLNALNPNDIADISILKDAASASIYGSRAANGVILVTTKRGTFSDKTTVTLDVYRGVQQATSGVELVDGYQFAQFLSEARDWGYVSKDPSNRSDSDLNSVRVTKKIDGKNIDGRELILDDMIPYLNGNPGLTNTNWMDEAFRTASMSNYVLSMAGGNEKTKYYSSLGYFDQEGVVIGTDLKRYSASVSLESKVTDRINVGLNVKPSYSNQNFSDQGSRSSGALGLIPLSFPQYSPYTEDGSINISDQLINETRKIEGVGINGTPVENLVATANEVNNNLQQFRGFGNIFLEASIIQGLKYKLSVGGDYDASILNYYYPAYVGSYRTPAPRSDADASETRSTKVNYLIENTLNYSREINDHKFNLLAGYTFQKENRNYTKTTGTGFPDDNIQNIAGASAYSVSSTIDVWALESYFGRLQYDFKGKYLLSAALRLDGSSRFGSENRWGKFPSLSAGWIMSNEGFFPKNEFLTFTKLSASWGKTGNNQIGNYSSQALVTNSNYVFGNSIAPGYISTSAPNPFLGWEIASSLNLGVDFGFFSDRMSVSAAYYKTNTKDLLLNVPVPQQTGYNTVLANIGEMENQGFEMQVGANDFKIGEVRIGFNANLTTYKNEVVALGPGQERIATGTDQAFITQVGRPIAEIYGYNISGVYKTQEEIDSTPHLDGTLTGDLIVEDVNNDGVITVDDKVSKGTYAPKMTYGFGSELSLKGVSFAFNFMGVAGRTLLDGDMTSLTEAGEGFAVPTTYYFENRYHPENNPEGFLGQPNFGNFSNARKLTRSSAVVTKNNGDYFRLRDVRIAYDFSQEALSSLKLSQLQIYASGNNLFTKTDFRGWNPDGTSNDILTSGYNTGGNYPIARSFILGLKISY
- a CDS encoding RagB/SusD family nutrient uptake outer membrane protein codes for the protein MKRFTYIIPVILMILWGCESELVQNPVTTKTANNFYSNESEMEEAVNAVYAALQFTGLYDTGLPAMSELPGEDAYDETPANDGGNYGQLDMFNVISQNAIIQDIWQDSYIGIQRANIVINRIADINYVDGAIKKSRIGEMKFIRALLYFNLVRIYGDVPLVIVEIENPQDSFGQSRTDKAEVYAQIRNDLDEAIEMLAPRSDANKMRVVKTAAQALAGKVALTLGDYTAAETYLKSVVTSGSHELLADLNAIFSEDNELNREIIFAVQFASGINSNSEGSDAYRMFNPTGRLVGNMAGTKGHGVLKGDFYSLYRTTDKRKDTYVGILESGLAFNNKIAAPNTTISDSPSDWVVLRYADVVLMLAEVTNELGKSSEAKSYVDMIRNRAGLGSYSGSLDKDSIFEEIDLQRRLELVWEGHRWFDLLRQGRAKTVLGITDDNKLLMPLPASQIAADPALVQNPGY